In one window of Erythrolamprus reginae isolate rEryReg1 chromosome 1, rEryReg1.hap1, whole genome shotgun sequence DNA:
- the LOC139157212 gene encoding complement component receptor 1-like protein: MENSNQTETTTLLMILLQFSSASQTCKGCECKDWSQSYFFITVITLKESADVSPGIPMGLSSCSNVVLTVVLVPLFLSSTVLSDCLKPTLPPHSQLRSGGDLNDSYVVTTSLQLTCFSGYEFVPGARPSLTCNNDSTWSKLTELCQGKRCPVPRLENGRIALSDDLRFNETVTLECYYGFRLIGEGTLQCVLTGSAVNWHRDIPFCEPIPCARPAIISNGRFNGASAIPRIPSTMCSICLM; the protein is encoded by the exons ATGGAAAACAGTAACCAAACAGAAACCACAACTCtgcttatgatcttacttcagtTTTCTTCTGCTTCCCAGACCTGCAAAGGTTGTGAATGCAAGGATTGGTCTCAAAGTTACTTCTTCAtcactgtcataactttgaaag AATCAGCGGATGTGTCTCCAGGTATTCCGATGGGTCTTTCTTCTTGTTCCAATGTGGTCCTGACAGTTGTCTTGGTCCCGCTGTTCCTGTCTTCCACTGTTTTGTCTGATTGCCTAAAACCAACCTTACCCCCCCACTCTCAACTCAGAAGTGGAGGAGACCTAAATGACAGCTATGTTGTAACAACGTCTTTGCAATTAACTTGCTTCTCAGGTTATGAATTTGTACCAGGAGCGCGTCCTTCTCTGACATGCAATAACGATTCAACGTGGTCAAAGCTTACTGAATTATGTCAAGGAAAGAGATGTCCAGTTCCCCGTTTAGAAAACGGAAGAATAGCATTGTCAGATGATCTCCGGTTTAATGAAACAGTAACATTGGAGTGCTATTATGGATTTAGACTGATAGGTGAAGGTACCCTTCAATGTGTTCTAACAGGAAGTGCAGTTAATTGGCACAGAGATATTCCATTTTGTGAACCGATTCCTTGTGCTCGCCCTGCTATAATTTCCAATGGAAG